From one Flavobacterium kingsejongi genomic stretch:
- a CDS encoding phospholipase effector Tle1 domain-containing protein, protein MGQTFVYNAGVSVVPEDELNLTFGLFFDGTLNNRENTRLRKKYRTPGEDQLAKDNSREEVQKEEKAVDEIRKREDTLYKYTFETNKYDNSKRDNEYLNYLEGSHRGTLDKLGVDNSFSNDYTNVARMSFCCDSNYTIYIEGIGTLDNTKDTDDGFQYGSGITGVRGKVRKGCEMLADKINEQKRKEPNKVLTQVTVDVFGFSRGAAAARNFVYEVNAKPIKKAKDKKVPDGYYPMTSYTDEPVQKYKTIFVDTDGKEVQRSVLKEDLMPRLGHLGYKLLEKGIMTQEEVSNLSVKVRFVGVYDTVSSYEEFGDMGTAERVGFRGLVHATLGSSFNFGDDVEQLQLNNMGRFSQAVHFTAQDEHRENFDLTRMISGIEKNLPGVHCDIGGAYETGMETVDEIEVVNKHPGVGFNSYSSWNPQKKLDDFRKKLITDYWYQEEELVISEEKHLKGVLQYTKLTGTRFLKKEYSYIPLHFMAEYCVKHMSKELVKNVDKEYSIAGHDLLEDAKKQLHKYVFDNSPEWHFQDDAVLKKKLDQREAEENMKKLREEWSMINPNGTKPAVADNTRVYNPKVLEQYLYEEKFTKNEDIPRTVQLEEVVIYGGPQGILRKLRNQYLHWSANRDWMGMDPRNDRKRVEH, encoded by the coding sequence ATGGGACAGACATTTGTTTATAATGCAGGCGTTAGCGTAGTTCCGGAAGATGAATTAAATCTCACATTCGGATTGTTTTTTGATGGAACATTGAACAATCGGGAGAATACTAGGCTTAGGAAAAAATATAGAACCCCGGGTGAGGATCAGTTAGCAAAAGATAATTCAAGAGAGGAAGTTCAGAAAGAGGAAAAAGCTGTAGATGAAATTAGAAAACGGGAAGACACTCTTTATAAATATACTTTTGAAACTAATAAATACGATAATTCAAAGAGAGATAACGAATATTTGAATTATTTGGAAGGTTCACATAGAGGGACGTTAGATAAATTGGGTGTAGACAATAGTTTTAGTAACGATTATACCAACGTTGCACGAATGTCATTTTGCTGTGATTCAAATTATACTATTTATATTGAAGGAATTGGAACTTTAGATAATACAAAAGATACTGATGACGGATTCCAATATGGATCAGGTATAACCGGAGTCAGGGGTAAAGTCCGTAAAGGTTGTGAAATGCTCGCCGATAAAATTAATGAACAAAAAAGGAAAGAACCCAATAAAGTTTTAACTCAGGTTACGGTGGATGTCTTTGGTTTCAGCCGAGGTGCCGCCGCCGCACGTAATTTTGTGTATGAAGTCAATGCAAAGCCAATCAAAAAAGCAAAAGACAAAAAAGTACCTGATGGATATTATCCGATGACAAGTTATACCGACGAACCGGTACAAAAATATAAAACGATATTTGTTGATACCGATGGAAAAGAAGTGCAGCGTTCTGTTTTAAAAGAGGATCTAATGCCACGTTTGGGGCATTTAGGGTATAAGCTTTTGGAAAAAGGTATCATGACGCAGGAGGAAGTAAGTAATTTGTCTGTAAAAGTCCGATTCGTTGGAGTATATGATACGGTATCTTCTTATGAAGAATTTGGAGATATGGGTACTGCAGAACGAGTAGGATTCCGGGGTCTTGTTCATGCAACTTTAGGATCCAGTTTTAATTTTGGTGATGATGTGGAACAATTACAACTGAATAATATGGGAAGATTCAGCCAGGCCGTACACTTTACAGCCCAAGATGAACATCGGGAAAACTTTGATTTAACCCGCATGATTTCCGGGATTGAAAAAAACCTTCCCGGTGTCCATTGTGATATAGGTGGCGCATACGAAACAGGCATGGAAACAGTAGATGAAATAGAAGTAGTCAACAAGCATCCAGGGGTAGGGTTTAATTCTTATAGTTCCTGGAATCCACAAAAAAAACTGGATGATTTCAGAAAAAAACTCATCACAGATTACTGGTATCAAGAAGAAGAACTTGTTATTAGTGAAGAAAAACATTTAAAAGGTGTTTTACAATATACAAAGCTTACAGGAACCCGTTTTTTAAAAAAAGAATACAGTTATATTCCACTTCATTTTATGGCTGAATATTGTGTGAAACACATGAGTAAGGAGCTTGTTAAGAATGTGGATAAGGAATACAGTATTGCGGGACACGATTTATTAGAGGATGCGAAAAAGCAATTGCATAAATATGTATTTGATAATAGTCCGGAATGGCATTTTCAAGATGATGCAGTTCTAAAAAAGAAACTTGACCAGAGAGAAGCGGAAGAGAACATGAAAAAGCTGAGGGAAGAATGGAGTATGATAAATCCAAATGGAACAAAACCTGCAGTAGCCGATAATACAAGAGTATATAATCCGAAAGTATTAGAGCAGTATTTATACGAAGAAAAATTTACTAAAAATGAGGATATTCCAAGAACTGTACAGCTGGAAGAGGTTGTAATTTACGGCGGTCCCCAGGGTATTTTAAGAAAATTGCGCAATCAGTATTTACATTGGTCCGCTAACAGAGACTGGATGGGAATGGATCCTCGTAATGACAGAAAAAGAGTTGAACACTAA
- a CDS encoding DUF2931 family protein: MKLIKPYIYGLTLLLTLGTSCQEHTKKQMDTTTITNTGTNAPITTDKFYWQETISCPTGYPIDVYHGSLEWDGGSTSLYLGTHGGPWGITGRSMSSGVKGVPKHLDVIWLSYAEDTFYHVDTAIDYDKMVRLFREGYPSKDANGEMRNEKYNYIVVGMAPGGVVVIWLSGPGRQVEVGRYKGDKIVIPAEEIAQLDSHEKLLFSSEYRKEIMENEKIVPKEFQHKNKNQSIPFHLWDSYRERYSWRPVFVVQNEGKMEDVFFANFNGEQEEIIKENIPTADYVSRAIPNTFNFGWRAANGKRYGGTVKFDEKEIVAAFSEIHKVDKKANIEIEFRVNQLNTFITVVLKSNGKEIPLTNSDVKVYESRKK, from the coding sequence ATGAAATTAATAAAACCTTATATATACGGATTAACACTGTTACTGACTCTTGGTACTTCTTGCCAGGAACATACAAAAAAGCAAATGGATACAACGACTATAACAAATACGGGAACAAATGCACCCATTACCACGGATAAATTTTATTGGCAGGAAACAATATCATGTCCAACAGGATATCCTATAGACGTCTATCATGGTAGTTTGGAATGGGATGGAGGCAGTACTAGTTTATATCTCGGAACTCATGGAGGCCCATGGGGTATTACGGGGAGAAGTATGAGTAGTGGTGTAAAAGGGGTACCGAAACATTTGGATGTAATATGGCTTTCTTATGCCGAGGATACTTTCTACCATGTAGATACCGCAATTGACTATGATAAAATGGTTCGCCTATTTAGAGAGGGATATCCCAGTAAAGATGCGAATGGTGAAATGCGAAATGAAAAATACAATTACATTGTTGTAGGGATGGCTCCGGGCGGTGTGGTTGTAATATGGCTTTCCGGCCCCGGAAGGCAAGTGGAAGTGGGACGTTATAAAGGAGATAAAATTGTAATTCCTGCAGAAGAAATAGCACAACTGGATAGTCACGAAAAACTTCTCTTTAGTTCTGAATACAGGAAAGAGATTATGGAGAATGAAAAAATAGTGCCTAAAGAATTCCAACACAAAAATAAAAACCAATCCATTCCATTCCATTTATGGGACAGTTATAGGGAACGATATAGCTGGCGTCCTGTTTTCGTTGTACAAAATGAGGGGAAAATGGAAGATGTTTTCTTTGCCAATTTTAATGGGGAACAAGAAGAAATAATCAAAGAAAACATTCCAACTGCGGACTATGTTTCCAGAGCTATTCCAAACACATTCAATTTCGGATGGAGGGCCGCCAATGGAAAACGTTATGGTGGTACGGTTAAATTTGATGAAAAAGAAATAGTTGCTGCATTTAGTGAAATCCATAAAGTAGACAAAAAGGCCAATATTGAAATTGAATTTCGGGTGAATCAGCTCAATACATTTATTACTGTAGTGCTAAAAAGTAATGGGAAAGAAATACCGTTGACCAATAGTGATGTAAAAGTATATGAATCGCGAAAAAAATAA
- a CDS encoding type VI secretion system Vgr family protein yields the protein MPISTQITIQIGGETLTRFSKLVINQKVHTHHRFSILQPLPKEFVSQGIDKAMGYVGQTIKITIAPNNMQTDSPLLFTGVITEAQMVRTAGASGGIIINGYSPTIVLEGPPNTRSFTDASLSDIVQEVLKSYNTENLKPAVEIRNSVTMPYTVQYGESDFAFLCRMAQKKGQWFYYNGEELRFGAPKSKTFTLEYGRTLHSFNIEMRAKSLAFEYVGYDPSNGETQKASSSEVDYAAEGYSKSMYESSKLLFPNSATLLYSHSLEEGNSRTHLMDRVTTQLNSRAADLVTAKGDSDETGLRIGDVVQIKEPAFSLTGNLSDGLQEQSFGSYLVTDITHVCDESGNYHNTFDAVPDTVAAPPYGNVHSFPMAESQPATVISNDDPSGLGRIQVAFAWQQDNGTNTPWIRMTNPHSGGGKGFYFVPEVGEEVLIAFEGGNAEKPFVLGAMYNGPAMSEYHTSGNDKKVIQTRSGTKVIMDDAEGSVFIEDPSGNTWKMDGKGNITVNAPKNMTFTVGENFNINVGKDMITQVGENRTTTIEMKDRLQAMEAFETINENKTVKIGGDLSESTATTTHKAEHGDIFFQSAGVATVLGAIDAKVNKG from the coding sequence ATGCCTATAAGTACTCAGATTACAATTCAGATTGGCGGAGAAACCCTAACCCGGTTCTCTAAGTTGGTGATCAACCAAAAAGTGCATACGCACCATCGCTTTTCAATACTACAACCGTTGCCTAAGGAATTTGTAAGCCAGGGTATTGATAAAGCTATGGGTTATGTAGGGCAGACTATAAAAATAACAATAGCGCCAAACAATATGCAGACCGATTCGCCATTACTCTTTACGGGTGTAATAACAGAGGCGCAGATGGTGCGAACAGCTGGCGCTTCGGGTGGTATTATCATTAACGGATATAGTCCTACTATAGTTTTGGAAGGCCCGCCTAATACCCGTTCTTTCACTGATGCTTCCCTCTCGGATATTGTACAGGAAGTCCTAAAAAGCTATAATACGGAAAACTTAAAACCTGCAGTTGAAATTCGGAATAGTGTTACAATGCCTTATACGGTTCAATATGGGGAAAGTGATTTCGCTTTTTTATGCCGTATGGCGCAGAAAAAAGGGCAGTGGTTTTATTATAATGGGGAAGAACTTCGTTTTGGAGCCCCTAAATCAAAAACCTTTACCCTTGAATATGGAAGGACATTACATTCTTTTAATATTGAAATGCGGGCGAAATCACTTGCTTTTGAATATGTTGGTTATGATCCTTCGAATGGAGAAACCCAAAAAGCAAGTTCTTCAGAAGTGGATTATGCAGCAGAAGGCTATTCAAAATCAATGTATGAATCTTCTAAGCTACTGTTTCCAAATAGTGCAACGCTTTTATATTCCCACTCTTTAGAAGAAGGGAATTCCAGAACCCATCTGATGGATCGGGTGACCACACAACTCAATTCCCGCGCTGCTGATTTAGTGACTGCCAAAGGTGATTCTGATGAAACCGGATTGCGGATTGGGGATGTCGTACAGATAAAAGAACCTGCATTCTCATTAACCGGTAATCTTTCTGATGGGTTACAGGAGCAAAGTTTTGGAAGTTACCTCGTAACCGATATAACGCATGTCTGTGATGAATCGGGGAATTACCATAATACTTTCGATGCAGTTCCTGACACTGTGGCTGCTCCGCCTTATGGCAATGTGCACAGCTTTCCAATGGCAGAATCACAACCTGCAACAGTTATCTCCAATGATGATCCGTCTGGTTTAGGTCGTATTCAGGTTGCTTTTGCCTGGCAACAGGACAATGGTACTAATACACCCTGGATCCGAATGACAAATCCGCATTCCGGAGGAGGAAAAGGCTTTTATTTCGTTCCAGAGGTAGGAGAAGAAGTGTTGATTGCTTTTGAAGGTGGTAATGCAGAAAAACCTTTTGTTTTGGGCGCAATGTATAACGGTCCCGCAATGAGTGAATACCATACTTCGGGCAACGATAAAAAAGTAATACAAACCCGTTCAGGTACCAAAGTAATAATGGATGATGCAGAGGGAAGTGTTTTTATTGAGGATCCGAGTGGCAATACCTGGAAAATGGATGGAAAGGGTAACATCACTGTAAATGCTCCGAAAAATATGACGTTTACTGTAGGAGAGAATTTCAATATTAATGTTGGAAAAGATATGATTACCCAAGTGGGCGAAAACAGGACAACCACTATAGAAATGAAAGACAGGCTGCAGGCAATGGAAGCTTTTGAAACCATAAATGAAAATAAAACCGTAAAAATAGGAGGTGATTTAAGCGAAAGTACAGCGACTACAACCCACAAAGCAGAACATGGTGATATTTTCTTCCAGAGTGCCGGGGTAGCTACTGTATTGGGAGCTATAGATGCCAAAGTAAATAAAGGATAA
- a CDS encoding tetratricopeptide repeat protein, which produces MMQRFVYQLLVFCLSVIPVLGQKQSNELDEAYRKELQVENEALTGRISSFSTAVKELNKRASAAIRAQEYEKALEIALELERLDPDNADIKNFKGKMQLKNQQSVAAVASFGEAIRLNPDNKWFYINQATVLADNNQVDSALKVIQQLNAIYPKWSIGYNFKAALLYASGQYEEALEAYAVAINTFPKSAQIVTNRGDLYRELGKKDKASADYKKALEVEPNYTRAKDRLVALYQ; this is translated from the coding sequence ATGATGCAGCGATTTGTATATCAGTTATTGGTTTTTTGCCTGTCTGTAATTCCAGTATTGGGGCAAAAGCAATCTAACGAACTGGATGAAGCATATCGCAAGGAATTACAAGTTGAAAATGAGGCCTTGACCGGTAGGATTAGTTCCTTTTCTACAGCTGTAAAAGAATTGAATAAACGAGCGTCAGCGGCAATTCGTGCCCAGGAATATGAAAAAGCATTGGAGATTGCCTTAGAACTTGAAAGATTAGATCCGGATAATGCGGATATCAAAAATTTTAAGGGCAAAATGCAACTCAAAAATCAACAATCGGTTGCTGCAGTAGCCTCTTTTGGAGAAGCGATACGATTAAACCCAGATAATAAGTGGTTTTATATCAATCAGGCAACTGTACTGGCAGATAACAATCAGGTAGATTCAGCTTTAAAAGTGATTCAGCAACTGAATGCAATATATCCAAAATGGAGTATCGGATATAATTTTAAAGCCGCCTTATTATATGCTTCTGGACAATATGAGGAAGCACTGGAGGCTTATGCTGTAGCTATAAATACATTTCCCAAAAGTGCCCAGATTGTCACGAATCGTGGCGATTTGTACCGGGAATTAGGAAAAAAGGATAAAGCCTCGGCAGACTATAAAAAAGCATTGGAAGTGGAGCCTAATTATACGAGGGCGAAAGATAGATTGGTAGCCCTGTATCAGTAA
- a CDS encoding polymorphic toxin type 23 domain-containing protein, protein MDELETTFFFGLNWHFGGGKSYMSGTAGVGVSKRMGFVQPGANLAVNFYNGGIGARSDSNMMHFDTVLTGKITTGAGHGNPMTVYPLHVDSGSGLEDRYQYSATMGTNLILNNSGRNQHVGFVQLRAGDFSFQTYNDFGAFKKIGISDGHDRWWTGGGNFTFGAKNSDYQVIVASDVFTADTDSESERDRLNAEKSLEEFTQTNQGSWLERTRNRALNYTPTFASEIDTDFLKASRDNIPWSAEQHSFDLNMGRTSGIVRTPNGTARVNGLGASHMISQDVIHRTINFHLIPSKRPDYWEVQVGPNFSKGF, encoded by the coding sequence ATGGACGAACTTGAAACTACCTTTTTTTTCGGTTTAAACTGGCATTTCGGTGGCGGCAAATCATATATGAGCGGAACTGCCGGAGTGGGAGTGAGCAAGAGGATGGGATTTGTACAGCCGGGAGCTAATCTTGCCGTTAACTTTTACAACGGAGGAATTGGTGCCAGATCCGATAGCAACATGATGCATTTTGATACTGTCCTTACCGGGAAAATTACTACCGGAGCTGGACATGGTAATCCTATGACTGTTTATCCTCTTCATGTAGATAGCGGATCAGGACTGGAAGACCGGTATCAATATTCTGCTACCATGGGAACCAATCTTATACTGAACAATAGTGGAAGGAATCAGCATGTTGGTTTTGTACAACTGCGTGCCGGTGATTTTAGCTTTCAGACGTATAATGATTTTGGTGCCTTTAAAAAGATAGGGATCAGTGATGGACATGACCGTTGGTGGACGGGTGGTGGTAATTTTACATTTGGAGCTAAAAATAGCGATTATCAGGTTATTGTCGCCAGTGATGTTTTTACAGCCGATACCGATTCTGAAAGCGAGCGCGATAGGCTCAATGCTGAAAAAAGCCTGGAGGAATTCACACAGACCAATCAGGGAAGCTGGCTGGAACGCACCAGGAATCGTGCTTTGAACTATACGCCAACATTCGCAAGCGAAATTGATACTGATTTTTTAAAAGCCAGTAGGGATAATATACCGTGGTCAGCAGAACAGCATTCTTTCGATTTGAATATGGGAAGGACTTCTGGTATTGTGAGGACACCAAATGGTACTGCAAGGGTAAACGGATTGGGTGCGAGTCATATGATTTCTCAGGATGTAATCCACAGAACGATAAATTTCCACCTTATACCATCAAAACGCCCTGATTACTGGGAAGTTCAGGTGGGGCCTAATTTTAGTAAAGGGTTCTGA
- the tssD gene encoding type VI secretion system tube protein TssD has protein sequence MSFLAKLEIDGEVMNVLEFQCTIGQDTDKSGKPSADPAGGKIRIVVESTKSTMLFDWMVSNSQTKNGKLTFYRRDAISKMRELQFKEAYCIRYDELFVAYNTMSMKIEIVVSAKEINMNGSQFARNWPLKF, from the coding sequence ATGTCTTTTTTAGCAAAGCTCGAAATTGATGGTGAAGTCATGAATGTACTGGAATTCCAGTGCACTATTGGCCAGGATACCGACAAAAGCGGTAAACCTTCAGCAGATCCTGCCGGAGGGAAAATCCGTATTGTAGTAGAATCTACAAAAAGCACCATGCTTTTTGACTGGATGGTAAGTAACTCACAGACAAAAAACGGAAAGCTGACTTTCTACAGGAGAGATGCTATTTCGAAAATGCGTGAATTACAATTCAAAGAAGCGTACTGTATTCGTTATGATGAGCTTTTTGTGGCATATAATACCATGTCTATGAAAATAGAAATTGTGGTTTCTGCCAAGGAGATCAATATGAATGGTTCCCAATTTGCAAGGAACTGGCCTTTGAAATTCTAA
- the tssD gene encoding type VI secretion system tube protein TssD, whose translation MSFKSKLKVGGKELNILSASYDLHQEIDATGRPSSVTRGGTINLTVESTGDSFFFEWMTNNFERKDGSIQYVKRDTDAKLKEMNWKEGYLIKYKETFDATGGNPLVETFTISAKEISCGGGGHINEWV comes from the coding sequence ATGTCATTCAAATCAAAACTCAAAGTTGGCGGTAAAGAGCTAAACATCTTAAGTGCTTCTTATGATCTGCATCAGGAAATCGATGCAACAGGCCGCCCATCTTCTGTAACCCGCGGAGGAACAATTAACTTAACTGTAGAATCTACTGGCGATTCATTCTTCTTCGAATGGATGACCAATAATTTCGAGCGTAAAGATGGTTCAATTCAATATGTTAAGCGTGATACTGATGCTAAACTAAAAGAAATGAACTGGAAAGAAGGCTACTTAATAAAGTACAAGGAAACATTCGATGCAACAGGAGGAAATCCTCTGGTTGAAACATTTACAATCTCTGCTAAAGAAATTAGCTGTGGAGGTGGTGGACATATTAACGAATGGGTATAA
- a CDS encoding DUF5458 family protein, protein MKASLNNVQENKPLSDRTLEQKLESFIQFGGFYLLEGSIEGVQNLNPGRKARKNIFLSESSKKSERDALKRVLKLWAESLKTSDNLIDLVAECSKKSEDAEKALKKNLSTAVADSKELEENYRTLSLFYKNTEESKVKNISIMNAELEQLKDLDNSRFIDNIQEELVNGFDRLDLRQNYSLLVIPGYLGSNKVIEKWAKIAYDNKVMLITDFQHLDEPDDVMEMFESANLTGGDAYRSNVMMACNWLVGRGKHDEVDEQENLYIPPSTALAGKIYNTLMSQVTAGKKFGGINEVDGVKFDLKKSEIANLENLGLIPMVNEYGKVMAFSGKTLFNGDNLGLQTYSVVRVFDYVTKVLMDFLNRRAFENFNAKTRKEILNQIVKFLDNVAGPDKLIEDFEIKRFEQDPNQKDRIFLDIRLKPYFPAKNFLIKMDGQKGDDGNDWDTEYAESK, encoded by the coding sequence ATGAAAGCGTCATTGAATAATGTGCAGGAAAACAAGCCACTTTCCGACCGTACGCTGGAGCAAAAATTAGAATCATTTATTCAGTTTGGAGGATTTTATTTATTAGAAGGGTCTATTGAAGGGGTTCAGAACCTGAATCCTGGTCGTAAAGCCCGTAAAAATATATTTTTAAGCGAAAGCAGTAAAAAAAGTGAGCGCGATGCCCTGAAAAGAGTGTTGAAGTTGTGGGCTGAGTCCTTAAAAACATCCGACAACCTTATCGATTTAGTGGCGGAATGCTCTAAAAAATCGGAGGATGCCGAAAAAGCGTTGAAAAAAAATCTATCTACGGCAGTAGCTGATTCTAAGGAATTGGAAGAAAATTACCGTACCCTTTCTTTGTTCTATAAAAATACAGAAGAAAGCAAGGTAAAGAATATCTCTATTATGAATGCCGAATTGGAGCAGTTGAAAGATCTTGATAACTCCCGTTTTATTGATAATATTCAGGAGGAGTTGGTGAATGGTTTTGACCGTCTTGATTTGCGCCAGAATTATTCCTTACTGGTTATACCAGGCTATTTAGGCTCTAATAAAGTAATTGAAAAATGGGCGAAAATTGCCTATGATAATAAAGTAATGCTGATTACCGATTTTCAACATTTGGACGAACCGGATGATGTAATGGAAATGTTTGAATCCGCCAATCTTACCGGTGGTGATGCCTATCGCTCCAATGTGATGATGGCTTGTAACTGGTTGGTAGGAAGAGGCAAGCATGATGAAGTGGACGAACAGGAAAATTTATATATCCCTCCTTCCACCGCTTTAGCCGGGAAAATTTACAACACGTTGATGTCACAGGTAACGGCAGGTAAAAAATTTGGTGGAATTAATGAAGTGGACGGGGTAAAATTTGACTTAAAGAAAAGTGAGATTGCCAACCTGGAAAACCTTGGTTTAATTCCGATGGTTAATGAATATGGTAAAGTAATGGCCTTTTCAGGGAAAACCCTTTTTAATGGTGATAACTTAGGATTGCAAACGTATTCAGTTGTTCGTGTTTTTGATTATGTAACCAAAGTGTTGATGGACTTTTTGAACCGTCGTGCTTTTGAAAATTTCAATGCTAAAACACGCAAAGAAATTCTCAACCAGATTGTGAAATTCCTGGACAATGTTGCCGGACCGGACAAGCTGATTGAAGATTTTGAAATCAAAAGATTTGAGCAGGATCCGAACCAAAAAGACAGGATTTTCCTTGATATCCGATTGAAACCTTATTTTCCTGCAAAAAACTTCCTTATTAAAATGGATGGTCAAAAAGGAGATGATGGTAATGATTGGGATACGGAATATGCAGAATCCAAATAA
- a CDS encoding PKD domain-containing protein has product MNKTNQIKTHFDLKIIVFFIVIFIVSCGLLAFKINEKAVCTVKEFKVDAPSFRTGELITFSDDSKNSYEWRWYFGDGTKISYRSKVAHAFSKPGKYTVKLLVNNNCTVEQTITITAKNDVLDAALFPKFKSPKIVYQGDIVKFSDSTAHAKSWEWRFGDSQKIDALEKNPSYVYKTPGEKKVSLVVNGDIKYVKYASIVVLPAKKEQKDLVKERLERRGSARGDAVKEYFDKLPDAPKRSPEIANIDEEKFKKMLLGVSADQLSYENLTRYFCEDNLPLVQLKGGKSMSLKALDESVRNRGINVKKVTLQRDKDNCVTVILLNYKYKTIF; this is encoded by the coding sequence ATGAATAAGACTAACCAAATAAAGACCCACTTTGACCTGAAGATTATAGTATTTTTTATTGTAATTTTTATAGTTTCCTGTGGACTGTTAGCATTTAAAATAAATGAAAAAGCAGTTTGCACAGTGAAAGAATTTAAGGTAGATGCCCCTTCGTTTAGAACCGGGGAACTTATTACTTTTTCCGACGATTCTAAAAATTCTTACGAATGGCGATGGTATTTTGGTGATGGTACGAAAATATCGTATCGCTCCAAAGTGGCCCATGCTTTTTCCAAACCTGGAAAATATACCGTAAAACTCCTTGTTAATAATAATTGTACCGTAGAACAGACGATTACGATTACCGCCAAAAACGATGTGCTGGATGCGGCATTGTTTCCAAAATTCAAATCTCCAAAAATTGTATATCAGGGAGATATTGTAAAATTCAGTGATTCTACTGCGCATGCAAAATCCTGGGAATGGCGTTTTGGTGATAGCCAAAAAATAGATGCTTTGGAGAAAAATCCTTCCTATGTGTATAAAACGCCGGGAGAGAAAAAAGTTTCTCTGGTGGTGAATGGCGACATCAAATATGTAAAGTATGCCTCTATCGTGGTACTTCCTGCTAAGAAAGAACAGAAAGACCTTGTAAAAGAGCGTTTGGAGCGTAGAGGAAGTGCCCGTGGTGATGCAGTGAAAGAGTATTTTGACAAATTACCGGATGCTCCAAAACGTAGCCCTGAGATTGCCAATATTGATGAAGAAAAATTCAAAAAAATGCTTTTGGGTGTTTCGGCTGATCAGTTGTCCTATGAAAACCTTACCCGTTATTTCTGTGAAGACAACCTTCCTTTGGTACAACTAAAAGGCGGTAAGAGCATGTCGCTTAAAGCATTGGACGAATCAGTAAGGAACCGTGGAATCAATGTAAAAAAAGTGACTTTGCAGCGGGATAAAGACAACTGCGTGACTGTAATTTTATTGAATTATAAATATAAAACCATTTTTTAG
- a CDS encoding C40 family peptidase codes for MIKKIVILILVTGCIISCRPKKDYIITDEYANKELGALKNPNSKHVYNKVLSEEDRAYFAKTLNVAPAEITNEKLYNFIRSWEGTVYVYGGETRQGIDCSALIRELYVYVYNTKLPRTADEMSTDPRMELFKSPDNLREGDLVFFRISDEKIISHVGIYLRNNKFFAANQYGGVEIVSLKKAYWKKNFIAAGRFQQ; via the coding sequence ATGATTAAAAAAATAGTTATCTTAATCCTTGTGACAGGCTGCATTATCTCGTGCCGCCCGAAAAAAGATTATATCATTACTGATGAGTACGCAAACAAGGAATTAGGCGCTTTAAAAAACCCTAATTCAAAGCATGTATACAACAAAGTGTTGTCGGAAGAAGACCGGGCTTATTTTGCTAAAACATTAAATGTTGCGCCTGCCGAAATTACCAATGAAAAGCTGTACAACTTCATCCGAAGCTGGGAAGGGACGGTATATGTTTATGGTGGGGAAACCCGCCAGGGAATTGATTGCTCTGCCCTGATCCGTGAGCTGTATGTCTATGTATATAACACCAAATTACCCCGAACTGCAGATGAGATGAGTACTGATCCAAGAATGGAACTTTTTAAATCTCCCGATAATCTTCGGGAAGGCGATTTGGTCTTTTTTAGGATTTCAGACGAAAAAATAATCAGCCATGTGGGTATCTACCTCAGAAATAATAAATTTTTCGCTGCCAACCAATATGGTGGAGTGGAAATCGTCAGTCTAAAAAAGGCCTATTGGAAGAAAAATTTTATTGCCGCAGGGAGATTTCAACAATAG